Within Falco naumanni isolate bFalNau1 unplaced genomic scaffold, bFalNau1.pat scaffold_103_arrow_pat_ctg1, whole genome shotgun sequence, the genomic segment CCCTCCAagaactgcaaaatgaaaacctaCCTTGGGCAAGTTTTTGATTCAGGGCCTGCAGGCACACTGCATGCACATGAAAGCATCTTGCCCAACCATAttcccttctcccactgcccttcaggaaaaacagaagtacagCGTAACACATGGAATcaggcaccaccaccacccctaaAAATGACAACCAAAACAGAAGTCTGTAACAGACACACATAAGAAACTAACTTACCTGCAAAAACAGATTGACTTCTTGCAGTTTTTGTcttatttcttctgcagctcGTTCTTCCACCTCTCTTTTGTATTGTTCTATTTGGCTGCGATCCACCATGTTAGTCTCCATATGGTGTTTGAGATTAGCCACCTCTTCTTTCAGCTggcttttgctcttttccagtttttcatgGCTCCCACGCATGGTGGACAACTCCTCTCGCAAATCATGATTTTGTGCTTCTAGCTGCATGCCTTTTTTAGACTCtatctccagctgctgggaaagttCATCGACCTGTaaacagggaaggggaaaaaaacagggaacTCAGAGGGATCTAAAATTAGTCAAATCTGTGAAAATTGGTAAAGGAGTTGGCCATCAAGACTATTTATCATCTGCTGATTCAGTGTTAAAACAAAAGCGAAACCAggctcttcttttaaaacaagaacagcTTTCACATCATTTCTGACAGCATTCCTCAGGTTCCCATCCTTCCTCAGTTCTGCAGTGGGTCACAGACCAAGAGGTACCAAACCAGCGGCATTACACCCGCAGGGCTAGGCTGAAAAGCACTAGGGCTATTCTTCTGCGAGATGTTCATACGATCATAGGAAATCAAACACACCCATACCCAGTTACATCACAGCCACATTCTggtttcatcagaaaaaaaccccatgtatCGTGCTTCATAGGAACTGTCACATGCTGTCACACGGTCAAAGCTTCGTCACAGAACTGACAAGACAAGAAACGGATACCCTTTCCTTCCATTACGCTAATAGATCTGGAAGTAGTGGTTCAGAACACCGCTTTTGCAGCAGTGGTGGCAGAAGACAGTCTCTTTAGGTCAAAGCTAcggtttgttttcaaaagatttcCAGGAAATATCAGACTTCCCATAGGTCCCAATGGTCAACTACAGCTTCTAtccccttctttccccctccagAAACATCCATCGTCTATACCTATTAACCATAAAACATGATATCCCatcatcttttgtttttaaaaaagtggggGAAACCAGCAGAGTCAACACTTGAAAGAGTCTCTAAAATAAGTAGAAACTTTACACTTATTTAAAATTGCCCAAACGCAATTCCATTCCCTGTCATTCAAAATAGCTCTTCCAACAGGAACACAAATATGCTGCTAACCTGTGAACTAAAAATGAGCCACTCTCAAGGCAGTTGACTCATTCTACAATAATATCTTCTAAAAAGGAGCATAACTTTGAAACACAGCTACTTTAGCAACAAGTGAGCAGAGAAGCAGATAAAAGGTTCCATGCTACCAAACAGCCAGAGCAACCTCAAAAGCATTTCTGGGTCTCCAAGACCAGGAAAGACGGACTGAGTCCGCTACTAGTAAGCAATAAGttactgcattcattttttccGCATCACCTCACACTGCATTGTGCCCTGGGAAGCAAAGGCACCATTCCGAAAAGCaaacccccacctgcctcctgctcaaCTCGTGCCCGAGACAGGCTTCAGGGGGTGACCTTGGGCAAGGCCAACTGCACAGAGTTGTTCCGAGTGACGGTGGCGTTACTCCCCTCTCTTCCGAGAGGGAATGCATCCGTCGGAGCCCGACGATGCTGCCACGGCCTcaagctgcagccaggcctgtgcTGGGCCTTCACTGCTCTCAGCCCTGGCCCTCACCCATGGACGTGACGTCCCAGTAGGACTGCAGACCTGCCCATCCCTATGGACCGGCCTGGTGATCTGCACTCTTGGAGGACTCTGCTTACTGTCCCCAGAACTGTCCCCAGAACTCTTCTGCTCTTCTTGGTGAGGGCCTGTGGGGCTGATCCCTGGCCCGTGTGGTCACAGACCCTGCCAGCCTTGCTGTGGCTCTTGCTTtgcccttcctctgcaggaCAGCCTACCCCTGATGTGCCCTCGCAGATACTGCTGTGTACGTAACACTTCCATCTTTACCCCTAAGAGCTACATCAGTATTACAGGCGCCTACTACTGTGACCATAGAAGGAACATCAAAAACCagccaaataatttcagaaatacagccaaAATCAACAATATGAAAAGAAGtataaagaaagaacaaaggttacaaaagaaaaaccaccacaataacccaaacaaaataaagctcACCTTTGTTCTTAATCTGCCAATTTCATTGACCATTTCAGAATACCTGTTCTTCGCTTCTCCCTGCAAATTCAGCTGGGACAGTCCCCCTCTCTCCTCATACACCCTTAGCTCCTTCgtagctctgctcagcagcctctTCAACCTGCACAGCAAATTAGTCATGAAAACAATGAAGCAAAGGAACAAAACTGGACTTTTTCACATACTCTCATGTAAACAGCACAGACACGGCTTGCTTTATCTTTAATGTACTTGACACACCAGGAATTACCAGGAAAAACCAGTATTCCTGTGCCACATACGCTTGGAGAGTCCAGATTTCACctgaaaagaggaatgaaagacTCCCTTTTTCCCAGGAGAACTGCAGGGCAACCTGCATCTGCAGTTCTTTTGGCAGCTATTGAAAACTAGGGGCTGGTGTACAGAAGTACCTTGCAAGAACTAACACGAGGCTGACATCTGCTCACAGTTAGGTACACctattttttacattacagtTCAATAAAACATGACTTCTACGCAGGGATACCTCTTCACCACGCTAAAAAGCCGTACCTCTTACAGTCTTTCTGCAGATCgaagtttcttttcatttcttgggCCAGACGTAGTTCAACTGGGTGTTTCAACTCTACCAGCTTCttcacttcctttctttcactctcgcactttcaaaagagaaaagaaagatgtatcacacacacagagcacaggaaaaataccGACGTACAGTCTGTGCATCTAGCGCTCTCCACAGAGAAGCTGCCGGACGTCTCTATCTGTTAGCCACGTTCCACAGAATGCCATGGGACAGAATTCCTGAGGCTATTCCATCCATCCCTTCAGGTTTCACATCAAACAGACCAATACGTAACTACAGAAACAGATGCCCTCGCTGAAGCAAAGGCCATCCTCTTCTAGACATAACAGGTGGAAAAGATGCTGGAGAACACTTTTGGCAGTGCCTCTGCTCACAGTAGGGATTACGTAGGTATGCACTTCATGGGAGAACACTGACCCATCTAAAGCTTTCATGGGATCTTCCACCaaccagcaggcaggggctTCTAGAGGAATCTGATCTTTTGGAGTTCTTCAACATTTTAGGAACTAAATAAGAAGAATCACCTTTCTTGATCAAAGCTTAGACTTGGATaccttttttctgctctctgcttaGATCTGAGGACTAACATCCCGTTTGCCAAAACCTTCCGCAATTCCGAGAGAAACAtaacaaaccagaacaaatcaGTATTCTTTGGTCCCATGCACATAACATACCAGGTACActgtagaaacaaaataatttcaagaacGGACAAactttaaattgttctttctaAGCATATCCTTTACCTCTCTTTCTACTTTGTCAGTCTCATATTCGAAGACTTGTTCCCTTAAATCAGTACACATGGCATTTAAATCCTTGTTTCGCTCTTCTATGAGataaatttgcttttccctATCAGCTCTGAGTTTGTTCAGAGTATCATTAAACCGGTCCTGCACATCATTCACTACTTCTTCCTTCATGATCCTCTTGCTCTGTGTATCTTCCAGCTGCTGACGCAGTAAAAGGTTTTCACACTGGAGCTGGGCCAATCGCTCCTGCAAGGACTCCTGTTTTATTACAAGTTCGCTTACTGGATCTTTCTCAAGTTGTTGAGCACGATCACATTCCTTTGCCTGACGCTGGGCTTGACTTAATTCTTTTTGTGTCATTTCTACaagcaaagctttttctctgaGGGTTTGCTCCAACTGGTGAAGCTCATTTTCTAGCCTATtagctttgctttcagctttacACAGCTGCAGAGACAAACTCTTGTTGGTTTCTTGTGTGTCGGAGAGGTCATGATGGAGCTTGTCTTGCAAGCGATGCCATTCATCACGTTCTCTGTGAAATCTTTGTTCAGCATCCTTTTCTGATGACCGATGACGTTCAAGTTCTTGAACAGCAGCATTCAGGCGGGAATGAAATGATTTGATTTCTGTCTCTAGTCTGTCTTTAATTTCGTTTGTCTGCTCAAGTTTGGAAGTCAGCACTGCAGATTCTGTCTTTAGTAAGTCCAGCTGTGCATTGTACTGAAGAACCGTTTCTGTTAATGCTTCCTTGTTCAGTTTAAGTTCCTTTTTGagagcttcatttttttctttcaaggtcttattttcctctaaagattttccttcttcctcctggtGCCTAAGTCTTACTTGATTGATTTCTAGCCTTAGCACAGCAATCTCATCTTGTAGTAACTGATTCTTGTACAACAGatccttttctctctcagtgCTGGATTCCTGAATGACAGGGAACATGAATAAAGAGCCAATTGGGAAATGAAtctacaaaaaaacctgcagcaataaactgcattttaacatttctagTACTAAAGCATGACTTCAAAGATGAAGTTTCAGGCAATAAGCTACTCTGTGAACCCACGCACATGTACAATGTACGTACACAACGGAAGTGTAACATCCTTAAAACCTAAGTGAACATCCCAAATACACAATACCCCCTTAAACCTACaaccaaataataaaattatttaaaacatctcaagtgtaaaacttttaaaatgacagCGCTTTCTTGTATGTGCATGCCTCTATAATACTGCCTTTAAGGTTGAATTAGTTGTGCTACAGATCTGGTAAAATTACAGTTGATGTATGCAATTTCTGTTGCAAACTCATCCTATAATAGAAATAAGGCATtttgaaagccatttttataagaaaaatcaaGGGACACTAAATGAAAGGTTCACTGCATCACCATCTTCTTAACAAGAGAAGGACTCAGAGACAGCAGTTTCTTGGGTTAGGTTTGCCTAG encodes:
- the LOC121081986 gene encoding ankyrin repeat domain-containing protein 26-like, yielding MFPVIQESSTEREKDLLYKNQLLQDEIAVLRLEINQVRLRHQEEEGKSLEENKTLKEKNEALKKELKLNKEALTETVLQYNAQLDLLKTESAVLTSKLEQTNEIKDRLETEIKSFHSRLNAAVQELERHRSSEKDAEQRFHRERDEWHRLQDKLHHDLSDTQETNKSLSLQLCKAESKANRLENELHQLEQTLREKALLVEMTQKELSQAQRQAKECDRAQQLEKDPVSELVIKQESLQERLAQLQCENLLLRQQLEDTQSKRIMKEEVVNDVQDRFNDTLNKLRADREKQIYLIEERNKDLNAMCTDLREQVFEYETDKVERECESERKEVKKLVELKHPVELRLAQEMKRNFDLQKDCKRLKRLLSRATKELRVYEERGGLSQLNLQGEAKNRYSEMVNEIGRLRTKVDELSQQLEIESKKGMQLEAQNHDLREELSTMRGSHEKLEKSKSQLKEEVANLKHHMETNMVDRSQIEQYKREVEERAAEEIRQKLQEVNLFLQMQAASQDRLEQIRASHHALLTNQLEHRIGDLERELDRIKNTQRDSIFQKESAQAEVEKYKDLYLEEVKNGRCLAKKLERANERLAEANAKLLQECHRSKPLIASSAVSGPVLYSTELGHISNNLALNRSLNLAGSFLTPTVITLPSRNRVEAYVAKVRQELDEKIAKELEQATAELEAGSAGASRMVFSDGSSKSIHIDQDPLCRAVQEYRDVLTKNYLI